In Tribolium castaneum strain GA2 chromosome 4, icTriCast1.1, whole genome shotgun sequence, one DNA window encodes the following:
- the tna gene encoding zinc finger MIZ domain-containing protein 1 isoform X1 → MLGYTSYRDWSPAGATAQQQLSVVTTVWGVTTSTQSGPHGGYSGGPTPAGNPNYGNTLKQQQTSYQTAYRQTGPGVGNYGGGNGMNGSEGGYGGGNALSTAAMVAAATATATATASVVALQDNSQFSTQQYSQGYQQRMMPMNGMSSMNGMNTMNPMSNMANMGMGNMHNNMMGNMGPKMGMQSPGPTNNSMYPRRMTPYPSPAMHMSQKRGQQYTNSGPCPTMNPNFNPNGQYYGTRQPNFNQYPSQQTLGPSGNFGPAGMGPVVRGAAALRQTTPPYTNQGQYFPNGPMNQFSNDSQYMTRNGQYGNTNQFQQDVAMRGNMNYQHSPIPGNPTPPLTPASSMPPYISPNPDVKPNFNEMKPIIPSQKDDELRLTFPVRDGIILPPFRLEHNLAVSNHVFQLKPTVHQTLMWRSDLELQLKCFHHEDRQMNTNWPASVQVSVNATPLIIDRGENKTSHKPLYLKDVCQPGRNTIQITVSACCCSHLFVLQLVHRPSVRSVLQGLLRKRLLTADHCIAKIKRNFGNTNSGPNMDRDRDPVEQTALKVSLKCPITYKRITLPARGHDCKHIQCFDLESYLQMNCERGAWRCPVCNKPAQLEGLEVDQYMWGILNTLSNSEVDEVTIDSSANWKAAKGLGATIKMEDDNDSCGAKRLNKAMSPGSMTLPTMNNWDMSQAMSPYIPPDMNSIASGSMMNGPPSYNNTRNGQYDFGSSTNSGNNEYSAGNGPLSHLSDSVNSLDPLNAMEKSLNEQMPHTPHTPHTPHTPHTPGGTPGSAHTPGGTGPPSVPPATDHHNNSNSSNSSSNNNSGNNEAVPEIPSDLNFDPAAVIDGEGTGQEALNLLPDSVDPMELLSYLDPPDLNTPPSSGSSAGHANTSASDDLLALFE, encoded by the exons ATGCTGGGATATACTTCCTACAG GGACTGGTCGCCAGCGGGCGCCACGGCCCAGCAGCAGTTGTCAGTCGTGACCACGGTGTGGGGAGTCACCACGTCTACTCAGTCGGGCCCCCACGGAGGCTACTCGGGTGGCCCGACACCTGCAGGAAATCCCAACTACGGAAACACCCTCAAACAGCAGCAGACTTCCTATCAAACGGCCTACAGGCAGACCGGGCCTGG GGTTGGAAATTATGGTGGTGGTAATGGAATGAACGGTAGTGAGGGAGGTTACGGAGGTGGTAATGCCCTGTCAACAGCTGCGATGGTAGCGGCTGCGACAGCAACGGCCACCGCCACCGCGAGCGTGGTGGCACTCCAAGACAACAGTCAATTCTCCACCCAGCAGTATTCTCAGGGTTATCAGCAACGCATGATGCCCATGAACGGGATGAGCAGCATGAACGGCATGAACACCATGAACCCCATGTCGAACATGGCCAATATGGGCATGGGCAATATGCACAACAACATGATGGGCAACATGGGCCCGAAAATGGGCATGCAATCGCCGGGGCCTACCAACAACTCCATGTACCCGCGCCGAATGACCCCATACCCGTCCCCCGCCATGCACATGTCGCAGAAACGGGGGCAGCAGTACACCAACTCGGGCCCTTGCCCCACCATGAACCCCAACTTCAACCCCAACGGCCAGTACTATGGGACGCGGCAGCCCAACTTCAACCAGTACCCCTCCCAGCAGACGCTGGGGCCCAGCGGGAACTTCGGCCCGGCGGGGATGGGGCCCGTGGTGCGGGGGGCGGCGGCGCTGCGGCAAACCACCCCGCCGTACACCAACCAAGGCCAGTATTTCCCCAACGGACCCATGAACCAGTTTTCGAATGACTCGCAGTACATGACGCGGAATGGGCAATATGGCAATACCAACCAGTTCCAGCAAGATGTGGCCATGAGGGGCAACATGAACTACCAGCACAGCCCCATCCCGGGCAACCCCACCCCGCCGCTCACCCCCGCGAGTAGCATGCCACCCTACATTAGCCCCAATCCGGACGTCAAGCCCAACTTCAACGAAATGAAACCCATAATTCCCAGTCAAA AAGATGACGAGCTCCGGTTAACTTTCCCCGTCCGAGACGGCATCATTTTGCCCCCCTTTCGGTTAGAACACAATCTCGCGGTTAGCAATCACGTTTTTCAGTTAAAACCGACGGTCCATCAGACTTTAATGTGGCGTTCTGACTTAGAATTACAACTCAAGTGCTTCCACCACGAAGATAGACAAATGAACACGAATTGGCCGGCTTCCGTGCAAGTCTCAGTAAACGCAACACCTCTCATTATAGACCGGGGCGAGAACAAGACATCGCATAAACCTCTGTACCTTAAAGATGTCTGCCAGCCCGGACGAAACACTATCCAAATCACAGTTTCGGCTTGTTGTTGT TCGCACCTCTTCGTCCTACAACTTGTACATAGACCCAGTGTTAGATCAGTGCTTCAAGGCCTCCTCCGGAAACGGCTCCTTACGGCCGATCATTGTATAGcgaaaattaaacgaaacttCGGCAATACCAACTCTGGCCCGAACATGGACCGAGACCGGGATCCTGTCGAACAAACCGCTCTCAAAGTCTCCCTCAAGTGTCCAATCACCTACAAGAGGATAACACTGCCAGCGAGAGGACACGACTGTAAACACATCCAGTGCTTCGATTTGGAGTCTTACCTCCAAATGAACTGCGAGAGGGGCGCTTGGAGGTGTCCGGTCTGTAATAAGCCAGCGCAGCTGGAAGGCCTGGAAGTAGATCAGTACATGTGGGGAATTTTGAACACGTTAAGCAACAGCGAAGTCGACGAAGTCACGATTGACAGCTCGGCCAACTGGAAGGCGGCCAAAGGCCTGGGCGCGACTATCAAG atgGAGGACGATAATGACTCCTGTGGAGCCAAACGGCTGAACAAGGCAATGTCTCCGGGTAGTATGACGCTGCCGACGATGAACAACTGGGACATGTCGCAAGCAATGTCCCCCTATATACCTCCCGACATGAACAGTATTGCAAGCGGGTCGATGATGAACGGCCCTCCTTCCTACAACAACACTCGGAACGGTCAGTACGACTTCGGATCGTCAACCAACTCAGGAAACAATGAGTATTCGGCCGGAAATGGCCCCCTGTCCCATCTGAGCGATTCGGTCAATTCGCTCGATCCGTTAAACGCCATGGAGAAGAGTTTGAACGAACAG ATGCCACACACGCCCCATACGCCGCACACCCCTCACACGCCGCACACTCCCGGAGGAACGCCCGGATCGGCACACACTCCGGGAGGGACCGGCCCCCCTAGTGTTCCTCCAGCGACGGACCACCACAACAATAGCAACAGTTCaaatagtagtagtaataataacagtgGGAACAACGAGGCCGTTCCCGAAATCCCCTCAGACTTGAACTTTGACCCAGCTGCGGTTATTGACGGTGAAGGCACAGGCCAGGAAGCACTTAat TTGTTGCCGGACAGCGTGGATCCGATGGAGTTGTTGTCGTACTTGGACCCTCCTGACCTGAATACGCCCCCATCTAGTGGTAGCAGTGCAGGGCATGCCAACACCTCGGCGAGTGATGACCTCCTTGCTCTGTTCGAATAA
- the tna gene encoding zinc finger MIZ domain-containing protein 1 isoform X2 yields the protein MLGYTSYRDWSPAGATAQQQLSVVTTVWGVTTSTQSGPHGGYSGGPTPAGNPNYGNTLKQQQTSYQTAYRQTGPGVGNYGGGNGMNGSEGGYGGGNALSTAAMVAAATATATATASVVALQDNSQFSTQQYSQGYQQRMMPMNGMSSMNGMNTMNPMSNMANMGMGNMHNNMMGNMGPKMGMQSPGPTNNSMYPRRMTPYPSPAMHMSQKRGQQYTNSGPCPTMNPNFNPNGQYYGTRQPNFNQYPSQQTLGPSGNFGPAGMGPVVRGAAALRQTTPPYTNQGQYFPNGPMNQFSNDSQYMTRNGQYGNTNQFQQDVAMRGNMNYQHSPIPGNPTPPLTPASSMPPYISPNPDVKPNFNEMKPIIPSQNDELRLTFPVRDGIILPPFRLEHNLAVSNHVFQLKPTVHQTLMWRSDLELQLKCFHHEDRQMNTNWPASVQVSVNATPLIIDRGENKTSHKPLYLKDVCQPGRNTIQITVSACCCSHLFVLQLVHRPSVRSVLQGLLRKRLLTADHCIAKIKRNFGNTNSGPNMDRDRDPVEQTALKVSLKCPITYKRITLPARGHDCKHIQCFDLESYLQMNCERGAWRCPVCNKPAQLEGLEVDQYMWGILNTLSNSEVDEVTIDSSANWKAAKGLGATIKMEDDNDSCGAKRLNKAMSPGSMTLPTMNNWDMSQAMSPYIPPDMNSIASGSMMNGPPSYNNTRNGQYDFGSSTNSGNNEYSAGNGPLSHLSDSVNSLDPLNAMEKSLNEQMPHTPHTPHTPHTPHTPGGTPGSAHTPGGTGPPSVPPATDHHNNSNSSNSSSNNNSGNNEAVPEIPSDLNFDPAAVIDGEGTGQEALNLLPDSVDPMELLSYLDPPDLNTPPSSGSSAGHANTSASDDLLALFE from the exons ATGCTGGGATATACTTCCTACAG GGACTGGTCGCCAGCGGGCGCCACGGCCCAGCAGCAGTTGTCAGTCGTGACCACGGTGTGGGGAGTCACCACGTCTACTCAGTCGGGCCCCCACGGAGGCTACTCGGGTGGCCCGACACCTGCAGGAAATCCCAACTACGGAAACACCCTCAAACAGCAGCAGACTTCCTATCAAACGGCCTACAGGCAGACCGGGCCTGG GGTTGGAAATTATGGTGGTGGTAATGGAATGAACGGTAGTGAGGGAGGTTACGGAGGTGGTAATGCCCTGTCAACAGCTGCGATGGTAGCGGCTGCGACAGCAACGGCCACCGCCACCGCGAGCGTGGTGGCACTCCAAGACAACAGTCAATTCTCCACCCAGCAGTATTCTCAGGGTTATCAGCAACGCATGATGCCCATGAACGGGATGAGCAGCATGAACGGCATGAACACCATGAACCCCATGTCGAACATGGCCAATATGGGCATGGGCAATATGCACAACAACATGATGGGCAACATGGGCCCGAAAATGGGCATGCAATCGCCGGGGCCTACCAACAACTCCATGTACCCGCGCCGAATGACCCCATACCCGTCCCCCGCCATGCACATGTCGCAGAAACGGGGGCAGCAGTACACCAACTCGGGCCCTTGCCCCACCATGAACCCCAACTTCAACCCCAACGGCCAGTACTATGGGACGCGGCAGCCCAACTTCAACCAGTACCCCTCCCAGCAGACGCTGGGGCCCAGCGGGAACTTCGGCCCGGCGGGGATGGGGCCCGTGGTGCGGGGGGCGGCGGCGCTGCGGCAAACCACCCCGCCGTACACCAACCAAGGCCAGTATTTCCCCAACGGACCCATGAACCAGTTTTCGAATGACTCGCAGTACATGACGCGGAATGGGCAATATGGCAATACCAACCAGTTCCAGCAAGATGTGGCCATGAGGGGCAACATGAACTACCAGCACAGCCCCATCCCGGGCAACCCCACCCCGCCGCTCACCCCCGCGAGTAGCATGCCACCCTACATTAGCCCCAATCCGGACGTCAAGCCCAACTTCAACGAAATGAAACCCATAATTCCCAGTCAAA ATGACGAGCTCCGGTTAACTTTCCCCGTCCGAGACGGCATCATTTTGCCCCCCTTTCGGTTAGAACACAATCTCGCGGTTAGCAATCACGTTTTTCAGTTAAAACCGACGGTCCATCAGACTTTAATGTGGCGTTCTGACTTAGAATTACAACTCAAGTGCTTCCACCACGAAGATAGACAAATGAACACGAATTGGCCGGCTTCCGTGCAAGTCTCAGTAAACGCAACACCTCTCATTATAGACCGGGGCGAGAACAAGACATCGCATAAACCTCTGTACCTTAAAGATGTCTGCCAGCCCGGACGAAACACTATCCAAATCACAGTTTCGGCTTGTTGTTGT TCGCACCTCTTCGTCCTACAACTTGTACATAGACCCAGTGTTAGATCAGTGCTTCAAGGCCTCCTCCGGAAACGGCTCCTTACGGCCGATCATTGTATAGcgaaaattaaacgaaacttCGGCAATACCAACTCTGGCCCGAACATGGACCGAGACCGGGATCCTGTCGAACAAACCGCTCTCAAAGTCTCCCTCAAGTGTCCAATCACCTACAAGAGGATAACACTGCCAGCGAGAGGACACGACTGTAAACACATCCAGTGCTTCGATTTGGAGTCTTACCTCCAAATGAACTGCGAGAGGGGCGCTTGGAGGTGTCCGGTCTGTAATAAGCCAGCGCAGCTGGAAGGCCTGGAAGTAGATCAGTACATGTGGGGAATTTTGAACACGTTAAGCAACAGCGAAGTCGACGAAGTCACGATTGACAGCTCGGCCAACTGGAAGGCGGCCAAAGGCCTGGGCGCGACTATCAAG atgGAGGACGATAATGACTCCTGTGGAGCCAAACGGCTGAACAAGGCAATGTCTCCGGGTAGTATGACGCTGCCGACGATGAACAACTGGGACATGTCGCAAGCAATGTCCCCCTATATACCTCCCGACATGAACAGTATTGCAAGCGGGTCGATGATGAACGGCCCTCCTTCCTACAACAACACTCGGAACGGTCAGTACGACTTCGGATCGTCAACCAACTCAGGAAACAATGAGTATTCGGCCGGAAATGGCCCCCTGTCCCATCTGAGCGATTCGGTCAATTCGCTCGATCCGTTAAACGCCATGGAGAAGAGTTTGAACGAACAG ATGCCACACACGCCCCATACGCCGCACACCCCTCACACGCCGCACACTCCCGGAGGAACGCCCGGATCGGCACACACTCCGGGAGGGACCGGCCCCCCTAGTGTTCCTCCAGCGACGGACCACCACAACAATAGCAACAGTTCaaatagtagtagtaataataacagtgGGAACAACGAGGCCGTTCCCGAAATCCCCTCAGACTTGAACTTTGACCCAGCTGCGGTTATTGACGGTGAAGGCACAGGCCAGGAAGCACTTAat TTGTTGCCGGACAGCGTGGATCCGATGGAGTTGTTGTCGTACTTGGACCCTCCTGACCTGAATACGCCCCCATCTAGTGGTAGCAGTGCAGGGCATGCCAACACCTCGGCGAGTGATGACCTCCTTGCTCTGTTCGAATAA